A region of Sulfurimonas sp. DNA encodes the following proteins:
- a CDS encoding type II toxin-antitoxin system RelB/DinJ family antitoxin, which translates to MLAIRETTSIKLDKQIKKEAKEVFAKLGISMGDAVNMFLAQVSMTKSIPFEMKIPNEETKKVFQDILNGKNIEKFDIEELK; encoded by the coding sequence ATGTTAGCAATAAGAGAAACAACAAGTATAAAACTTGATAAGCAGATAAAAAAAGAAGCTAAAGAAGTTTTTGCAAAACTTGGCATAAGTATGGGTGACGCTGTAAATATGTTTTTAGCCCAAGTATCAATGACTAAAAGTATTCCGTTTGAGATGAAAATTCCAAACGAAGAAACTAAAAAAGTTTTTCAAGATATACTTAATGGAAAAAATATTGAAAAGTTTGATATTGAAGAACTTAAATAA
- a CDS encoding type II toxin-antitoxin system YafQ family toxin, with protein sequence MKLKRHKKFINDLSKVKFSNSQFEKYIKYLGYFLKDIELPTESKNHQLKGEYLGFKEFHLGGDLLVVYYQNADEIILARIGTHSKLFK encoded by the coding sequence ATGAAACTAAAAAGACATAAAAAGTTTATAAATGATTTAAGTAAAGTTAAATTTTCTAATTCACAATTTGAAAAATATATAAAGTATTTGGGATATTTTCTCAAAGATATTGAATTGCCAACGGAATCAAAAAATCATCAGCTAAAAGGCGAGTATTTAGGTTTTAAAGAATTTCACTTAGGTGGTGATTTATTAGTAGTATATTATCAAAATGCAGATGAGATTATACTAGCGAGAATTGGAACTCATTCTAAACTTTTTAAGTAA
- a CDS encoding molybdopterin oxidoreductase family protein: MDNIQTIDSVCTYCGVGCDIAANVNTDTNKIEKIFAHADGVVSQGKLCIKGKYGYDFVDSPDRLRIPRIKKSFLEKNPTIKNVISSKLVDFNDEWYECDLESATTATTLKLKEIQENYGRKAVCSIGGARTSCESSYLFQKFTRHTLNSPHVDNCARVCHSPSLSGMRRTIGEGAATNPYNDIYNTEFMIVIGSNTTEAHPIIANRILDVARKDDNLAVFDVREIKLHRTAKYKAIIPHEANLLVLNMLAYVIIDEELYSEDFIENRTNGFEEFKESIMSDPFANPEYFNEIEGYEYLCKMIRKVAREYALKKSMIFWGLGITEHLDGSYAVMAITHLALMTGNVGKQGAGLMPLRGQNNVQGTCDMGMLPYYAPDYQEPKEVGLMTPQLVDEMLQGRVKAILNIGEDLTHIHPNLNKIDRALEKVELIMVQELFMTDVAQRADIVIGVKSAYEKTGVYVNAMRRLHLSQPLVKSDLPDDWEVLQMLDNKMGGTYNYKNSNEIWDEVREVAYRRFSGASYLRLERHRKRGLQWPVHTEDTPILHQLDFRTEDGLGQFLYKQYKLRGMIQEITTNTLTGYHLTTGRTLSQYNNASQSSRTHSLNKRYSEDILLVNENDAADFTAQRVILKTEFGQTTPLTIKLTKKIQPKTLFVTFHHAKSKINALFGDKCDELIMTAAFKSIKVEVINC, encoded by the coding sequence ATGGATAATATTCAAACAATAGATAGTGTATGTACTTACTGTGGGGTTGGCTGTGATATAGCAGCGAATGTCAATACCGATACTAACAAGATTGAAAAAATATTTGCCCATGCAGATGGAGTTGTTTCTCAAGGTAAACTTTGTATAAAAGGTAAATATGGCTATGACTTTGTAGATTCTCCAGATAGACTTAGAATACCAAGAATTAAAAAAAGTTTTTTAGAGAAAAATCCAACAATAAAAAATGTAATAAGCTCAAAACTTGTAGATTTTAATGATGAATGGTATGAGTGTGATTTAGAATCAGCTACAACGGCAACAACACTCAAACTAAAAGAGATACAAGAAAACTATGGTAGAAAAGCAGTTTGTTCTATTGGTGGGGCTAGAACTTCTTGTGAAAGTTCATATCTTTTTCAAAAGTTTACTCGCCATACTTTAAACTCTCCTCATGTTGATAATTGTGCAAGAGTTTGTCACTCTCCTTCTCTTAGTGGTATGAGAAGAACTATCGGTGAAGGTGCTGCTACAAATCCTTATAATGATATCTATAACACAGAGTTTATGATTGTTATAGGATCAAATACAACAGAAGCACACCCAATCATAGCGAATCGTATCCTTGATGTTGCTAGAAAAGATGATAATTTAGCTGTTTTTGATGTTAGAGAAATTAAGCTTCATAGAACAGCAAAATACAAAGCAATTATCCCTCATGAAGCTAACCTTCTTGTTTTAAATATGTTAGCTTATGTCATTATAGATGAAGAGCTATATAGTGAAGATTTTATAGAAAATAGAACAAATGGTTTTGAAGAGTTTAAAGAAAGCATTATGAGTGACCCTTTTGCAAATCCTGAATATTTTAATGAAATAGAAGGTTATGAATACCTTTGTAAAATGATAAGAAAAGTTGCACGGGAATATGCACTTAAAAAATCAATGATTTTTTGGGGCTTAGGAATCACTGAGCATTTGGACGGTTCTTATGCAGTTATGGCTATAACTCATCTTGCTTTAATGACAGGAAATGTTGGAAAACAAGGAGCAGGTCTTATGCCTCTTCGTGGTCAAAACAATGTTCAAGGAACCTGTGATATGGGAATGCTTCCTTATTATGCACCTGATTATCAAGAGCCAAAAGAAGTTGGTCTTATGACTCCTCAGCTTGTTGATGAGATGCTCCAAGGAAGGGTTAAAGCTATTTTAAATATTGGAGAAGATTTAACTCATATACATCCAAACCTAAATAAAATAGATAGAGCCTTAGAAAAAGTAGAACTAATAATGGTCCAAGAACTTTTTATGACAGATGTTGCACAAAGAGCAGATATTGTTATAGGTGTAAAATCAGCTTATGAAAAAACTGGTGTTTATGTAAATGCTATGCGTAGGCTGCATCTTAGCCAACCGCTTGTTAAAAGTGATCTTCCAGATGACTGGGAAGTTTTACAGATGCTAGATAACAAGATGGGTGGAACCTATAACTACAAAAACTCAAATGAGATTTGGGATGAAGTAAGAGAAGTAGCATATCGTCGTTTTAGTGGTGCTTCATATCTCAGACTAGAGCGACATAGAAAACGAGGTTTACAGTGGCCTGTCCATACAGAAGATACACCAATCCTTCATCAGTTGGACTTTAGAACAGAAGATGGACTCGGACAGTTTTTATATAAGCAGTATAAGCTTCGTGGAATGATACAAGAGATAACTACAAACACGCTAACAGGTTATCACCTAACAACAGGAAGAACACTATCCCAGTATAACAATGCTTCTCAAAGTTCAAGAACACATAGTTTAAATAAAAGATATAGTGAAGATATCTTACTTGTAAATGAAAATGATGCAGCCGACTTTACGGCACAAAGAGTTATCTTAAAAACAGAGTTTGGTCAAACAACTCCACTAACAATAAAACTGACAAAAAAGATACAACCAAAGACTTTATTTGTAACTTTCCACCACGCAAAATCAAAAATAAATGCCCTATTTGGAGACAAGTGTGATGAACTAATAATGACTGCTGCGTTTAAATCTATTAAGGTTGAGGTTATTAACTGCTAA